In Methanobacterium sp., a genomic segment contains:
- a CDS encoding molybdopterin-dependent oxidoreductase produces MIKKYIALAAIVIIMLLAIVISLDILPPSSIPLDSVEVTEYQGQKLSSVDDFHENSIKGPQYVNITSYHLEVDGLVANPKNYTYDQVKDFQSYQKVVKLDCVEGWSVNILWQGVLVKDILNEVKPLPTANTVIFYASDGYSTSFPLEYLQNNQILMAYKMNNATLPPERGFPFQLVAESKWGYKWIKWINRIELSDNPNYQGYWESRGYSLSGNLNDSFLK; encoded by the coding sequence ATGATAAAAAAATACATTGCATTGGCGGCAATCGTTATTATCATGCTACTGGCCATTGTAATTAGCCTGGACATATTACCACCAAGTTCAATACCCCTGGATTCAGTGGAAGTAACAGAATATCAGGGCCAAAAATTATCCTCGGTTGATGACTTCCATGAAAACTCCATTAAAGGCCCCCAGTACGTGAATATTACTAGTTATCATCTGGAAGTAGATGGACTGGTGGCCAATCCCAAAAATTACACCTATGATCAGGTGAAGGATTTCCAGAGTTACCAGAAAGTGGTTAAACTTGACTGTGTGGAAGGATGGAGTGTGAATATACTCTGGCAGGGAGTGTTGGTAAAAGACATCCTGAATGAGGTGAAACCATTACCCACAGCAAACACCGTGATTTTTTACGCTTCTGACGGTTATTCCACCTCTTTTCCATTGGAATACCTTCAGAACAACCAGATATTAATGGCATATAAAATGAACAATGCCACTCTACCCCCAGAGAGGGGATTCCCCTTCCAGTTGGTGGCAGAGAGTAAATGGGGATATAAGTGGATAAAATGGATCAACAGGATTGAACTATCTGATAATCCCAATTACCAAGGTTACTGGGAAAGCAGAGGTTATTCTCTAAGTGGTAATCTTAATGATAGTTTTTTAAAATGA
- the hemB gene encoding porphobilinogen synthase, with protein MQFPTRRMRRLRKTPQLRKILQETTLNAEDFIYPLFIKEELEEGAGEHIDTMPGQYRYSLEDAVEEAKRLEKLGLQSVLLFGMPEEKDELGTSAYAADGIVQQTVRRLKAETDLVVITDVCLCQYTTQGHCGIVENGEIINDESLRLLAKIALSHAEAGADIVAPSDMMDGRVEAIREMLDDGGFQDTLIMSYAAKYASSFYAPFRDAVCSAPSFGDRRTHQMNPANIEEALLEVELDLNEGADIVMIKPAMAYLDVIHRVKEEFRMPTAAYQVSGEYSMLRAGIEAEYLTKNAIYESLLSIKRAGADLIISHFTPDFLEGKLDEDC; from the coding sequence ATGCAATTTCCAACCCGTCGCATGCGAAGACTAAGAAAAACCCCCCAGCTTAGGAAGATCCTCCAAGAAACAACTTTAAATGCTGAAGATTTTATTTATCCTTTGTTTATAAAGGAAGAATTGGAGGAGGGGGCAGGAGAACACATTGATACCATGCCGGGCCAGTACCGTTACAGCTTAGAAGACGCGGTGGAGGAAGCAAAGCGGCTGGAAAAGCTGGGCCTTCAATCAGTCCTGTTATTCGGAATGCCTGAAGAAAAGGATGAACTTGGAACATCAGCCTATGCCGCTGATGGGATAGTACAACAAACCGTCCGACGCTTAAAAGCAGAAACTGATCTGGTGGTTATCACCGATGTTTGCCTCTGTCAGTATACCACCCAAGGACACTGCGGAATAGTGGAAAACGGAGAGATCATCAACGATGAAAGCCTGCGTTTACTTGCTAAAATTGCTTTAAGTCATGCTGAAGCCGGTGCAGACATAGTAGCCCCATCAGATATGATGGATGGTCGGGTGGAAGCCATTCGTGAAATGTTGGATGATGGGGGATTCCAGGATACACTGATTATGTCCTACGCTGCCAAATACGCATCAAGTTTCTACGCACCATTCCGGGATGCGGTTTGCTCGGCCCCATCATTTGGGGACCGCAGGACCCATCAGATGAACCCGGCCAACATTGAGGAAGCCCTTTTGGAGGTGGAATTAGACCTCAATGAAGGAGCAGATATTGTAATGATCAAACCAGCCATGGCATATCTGGACGTGATCCATCGAGTTAAAGAAGAGTTCAGAATGCCCACCGCTGCATACCAGGTTAGTGGAGAGTATTCCATGCTAAGAGCAGGAATTGAAGCCGAATACCTCACTAAAAATGCTATATATGAGTCATTATTATCCATTAAACGTGCTGGTGCTGATCTCATTATATCCCACTTCACCCCTGACTTTCTGGAAGGAAAACTGGATGAGGACTGTTAA
- a CDS encoding phenylalanine--tRNA ligase subunit alpha, producing the protein MLDKIINEMHLYEKKVLKALGEAGGQDIPEDVAKITALDIKQVMSAAGALESKGIIEIERDVEEVLSLGPSGSTYAQEGLPERKILEALHQDQTIHMKDLAQKSGIEPSEVKIAIGWIMKKGWAVLDKGNVTITQYGEKALEKPGIDEILLKTIMDSTKMLTLGGLSNSLNEGFQQLKKRKGLINLNKNSSYTLVVTKKGQDILDHGFEIREEATQLTHAQLKTDSWKNLHYRGYDIQAEHPLIFPGKMHPLQRTIQEIRRIFLNLGFTESRGTILESAFWNFDCLFQPQDHAAREMQDTFYVKSPDNTRLPADELVEKVGQAHEDGGATGSEGWGYHWDVDVARQSVLRTHTTCVSARYLAENEPPLKMFSVGRVFRRETITYKHLPEFHQVEGIVAAEEINFKNLLGILKEFYHQLGFEVRFRPAYFPYTYLSTECEIYLPEKESWIELGGSGMFRPEVLEPLGIETPVAAFGLGIERLAMIRLGIKDIRMLYQSDLGWLRKLPVTQNYSQK; encoded by the coding sequence ATGCTGGATAAGATAATCAATGAAATGCACCTCTACGAAAAAAAAGTTTTAAAGGCATTAGGGGAAGCAGGAGGCCAGGACATACCGGAAGATGTGGCCAAAATTACAGCTTTGGATATTAAACAGGTTATGAGTGCTGCCGGGGCACTGGAGTCCAAAGGAATCATAGAAATAGAACGTGACGTGGAAGAAGTGCTGAGTCTGGGTCCCTCAGGATCTACCTATGCCCAGGAAGGATTACCAGAAAGGAAAATCTTAGAAGCACTCCACCAGGACCAAACCATCCACATGAAGGATCTGGCCCAGAAATCAGGAATAGAACCATCTGAAGTTAAAATAGCCATTGGATGGATCATGAAGAAAGGCTGGGCAGTCCTGGATAAAGGAAACGTTACCATAACACAGTATGGTGAAAAAGCTCTGGAAAAACCAGGTATTGATGAGATCCTCCTCAAGACCATCATGGATTCCACTAAAATGTTAACCCTGGGTGGCCTGTCAAACTCCCTTAACGAAGGATTCCAACAACTGAAAAAACGAAAAGGACTCATTAATTTAAACAAAAATTCCAGTTATACTCTGGTTGTTACCAAAAAGGGACAGGATATTCTGGATCATGGGTTCGAAATACGTGAAGAAGCAACCCAACTTACACATGCGCAGCTTAAAACAGATTCCTGGAAAAATTTACATTATCGTGGCTATGATATCCAGGCAGAGCATCCTCTGATATTCCCCGGGAAGATGCATCCCCTGCAGCGGACTATTCAGGAGATCCGTCGCATATTCCTGAACCTGGGATTCACTGAATCCAGGGGAACCATCCTTGAATCAGCATTCTGGAACTTTGACTGCCTTTTCCAGCCCCAAGACCATGCTGCCAGGGAAATGCAGGATACTTTCTATGTTAAATCACCAGATAACACCAGATTACCAGCAGATGAACTGGTGGAAAAGGTGGGTCAGGCCCATGAAGATGGTGGTGCAACTGGCAGTGAAGGATGGGGATACCATTGGGATGTGGATGTGGCCCGCCAGTCAGTGCTCCGGACACATACTACTTGTGTTTCCGCCCGTTACCTGGCAGAGAATGAACCTCCTTTAAAAATGTTCTCAGTGGGCCGGGTTTTCCGCAGGGAAACCATAACCTACAAGCACCTCCCTGAATTCCACCAGGTGGAGGGTATTGTGGCTGCTGAGGAAATAAACTTCAAGAACCTCCTGGGAATATTAAAGGAATTCTACCATCAGTTGGGCTTTGAAGTCCGTTTCCGACCGGCATACTTCCCTTACACCTACTTATCTACTGAGTGTGAGATCTATCTGCCTGAGAAGGAAAGCTGGATTGAACTGGGAGGATCCGGAATGTTCCGTCCAGAAGTCTTAGAACCACTGGGAATAGAAACACCTGTGGCTGCTTTTGGCCTGGGAATTGAACGCTTGGCCATGATACGCCTGGGAATTAAGGATATAAGGATGTTATACCAGAGTGATCTGGGATGGCTGCGTAAACTGCCGGTAACTCAGAATTACAGTCAAAAATAG
- a CDS encoding triphosphoribosyl-dephospho-CoA synthase produces MQSSYVAKCAQIASVLEVSGHPKPGNVHRTRNFPDMVFEDFLLSGIAIGQTMEKAAERGFKYRYKTENWDKIGLGELILEAVTETDHWVANNTNLGIVMLLAPISVVAGMFDLNECETENNRGFERRTEGLSEIWNGFRDRIDQIMRTTTPEDAVNLYRAINIADAGGMGEQDDLDVAAESSLQKLRDEDVNMFSVLEMSSKWDKLSYELTHKMPVTFQTGYPVFKQVKSEYETNQATVQTFLTILSQVPDTLISRKFGDEKALEVSANARSILEEGGILTMKGISMVEKFDQELISNGLNPGTTADFTASSIMVAFLEGYNDYKAKLSK; encoded by the coding sequence TTGCAATCCAGTTATGTTGCTAAATGCGCCCAAATAGCCTCAGTACTTGAGGTGAGCGGGCATCCTAAACCAGGTAACGTACACCGCACCCGGAACTTCCCAGATATGGTGTTTGAAGATTTTCTTCTCAGTGGAATTGCCATTGGCCAGACCATGGAAAAAGCTGCTGAAAGAGGGTTTAAATACAGATACAAGACTGAAAACTGGGATAAAATTGGGTTAGGTGAACTGATCCTGGAGGCAGTAACAGAAACAGACCACTGGGTGGCTAACAACACCAATCTGGGTATTGTGATGTTACTTGCCCCTATTTCAGTGGTTGCCGGGATGTTTGATTTAAACGAATGTGAAACTGAAAATAACCGTGGGTTTGAAAGGAGAACTGAAGGGTTAAGTGAAATTTGGAATGGTTTTAGGGATAGAATTGACCAGATAATGAGAACTACCACTCCTGAAGATGCAGTTAACCTTTACAGAGCCATTAACATTGCTGATGCGGGAGGAATGGGCGAACAGGATGATCTGGATGTGGCTGCAGAAAGTTCCCTCCAGAAACTGCGGGATGAAGATGTTAACATGTTCAGTGTGCTGGAGATGTCCTCTAAGTGGGATAAGCTGTCATACGAACTCACCCATAAAATGCCAGTTACATTCCAAACTGGATATCCTGTGTTTAAACAGGTTAAATCTGAATATGAAACCAACCAGGCCACGGTACAGACATTTCTAACCATTTTGTCACAGGTTCCAGATACTCTCATTAGCCGGAAGTTCGGGGATGAAAAGGCATTGGAAGTTTCAGCCAATGCAAGGTCTATATTGGAAGAAGGTGGAATATTAACCATGAAGGGGATATCCATGGTGGAAAAATTCGACCAGGAACTGATTAGTAATGGTTTAAACCCAGGTACCACCGCAGATTTCACTGCTTCATCGATTATGGTGGCCTTTCTTGAAGGTTATAATGATTATAAAGCTAAACTTTCAAAATGA